A window of the Streptomyces luomodiensis genome harbors these coding sequences:
- a CDS encoding SDR family NAD(P)-dependent oxidoreductase has product MTGLKLDESRVAVVTGGASGIGAAIVDELLARGVEVAVLDVDEAALRDLVDRVEAAGRRVRVYPCDVADWMAVEAAAADILADLGRVDVLCANAGVAGHRTPLWRQDPAEMERVLRVNVLGVTNAIRAFVPQMVERRAGHVAVTGSYLAFVTRSGGGNAAYASTKHADLAICEVLAEEFAHLDIPVGVSMVAPGPVATPLQATATTPADHADALPPAKKILDFVKASDVAAATILAIEEGRSSVLVDAATTEYVRLRLTARLESLTSA; this is encoded by the coding sequence ATGACTGGACTGAAACTGGACGAGAGCCGGGTCGCGGTCGTCACCGGTGGCGCGTCCGGGATCGGTGCCGCAATCGTCGACGAGCTCCTGGCCCGCGGGGTCGAGGTGGCAGTCCTGGACGTCGACGAGGCCGCGCTGAGGGACTTGGTCGACCGGGTTGAGGCAGCGGGCCGTCGCGTGAGGGTTTACCCGTGCGACGTGGCTGACTGGATGGCTGTGGAAGCTGCGGCGGCCGACATCCTCGCGGATCTCGGCCGGGTGGACGTACTGTGCGCGAACGCCGGGGTTGCCGGCCACCGGACTCCGCTGTGGCGGCAGGATCCCGCTGAGATGGAGCGGGTGCTTCGGGTGAACGTGCTCGGCGTGACCAACGCGATTCGCGCCTTCGTCCCGCAGATGGTGGAGCGGCGCGCCGGACACGTAGCGGTGACGGGCTCCTACCTGGCGTTCGTCACCCGCTCCGGCGGCGGCAACGCGGCGTACGCCTCCACCAAGCACGCTGACCTCGCGATCTGCGAGGTACTGGCCGAGGAATTCGCGCACCTCGACATTCCCGTCGGGGTCAGCATGGTGGCACCCGGTCCGGTTGCCACCCCGCTGCAGGCCACGGCGACCACTCCGGCAGACCATGCCGATGCGTTGCCGCCTGCGAAGAAGATCCTGGACTTCGTGAAGGCCTCGGACGTCGCGGCCGCCACCATTCTTGCCATCGAGGAGGGGCGATCCTCCGTCCTGGTCGACGCCGCGACAACTGAGTACGTCCGCTTGCGGCTGACGGCCCGCCTCGAATCGCTGACCAGCGCGTGA
- a CDS encoding NAD-dependent epimerase/dehydratase family protein has protein sequence MTQSTVHGDKPVLVTGAAGFLGARIVEQLAASGRPVRAVDAGTTDRAAALADLPGVTSERMDLRDTAALESAVQGADAVVHLAALRPKATQSRPQESFQVNVGVSYDLMRLAAEHDVRRIVFGSSHSVYGSFKTPRAFRWREDDLPPSADLGMYGASKIAAEAYLNAFAAAGGPTYVSTRLATLYGPQSNRDNSLAGIMLDVLAAVRRGERPVVRWAPDALHDLVYVDDAARAMIAAVNLPDDRANLAVNVVGEPVSSTEAFGTLVELGGGDPESIDWQPELSRFQLTSPDLMRSVLGPVLTTDLRTGLGEFVKWAATLPPARTTDAVVGAV, from the coding sequence ATGACCCAGTCGACCGTTCATGGTGACAAGCCAGTGCTGGTCACCGGTGCGGCGGGGTTCCTGGGCGCGCGCATCGTCGAGCAGCTCGCCGCGAGCGGGCGTCCGGTGCGCGCCGTCGACGCGGGGACCACGGACCGGGCGGCGGCGCTCGCGGACCTTCCCGGGGTCACGAGCGAGCGGATGGACCTCCGCGACACGGCCGCGCTGGAGTCGGCCGTGCAGGGCGCCGATGCCGTGGTGCATCTCGCGGCGCTGCGCCCCAAGGCGACCCAGTCCCGCCCGCAGGAGTCGTTCCAGGTCAACGTCGGGGTGTCCTACGACCTCATGCGGCTCGCAGCGGAACACGATGTCCGGCGGATCGTCTTCGGGTCCTCGCACAGCGTCTACGGCTCGTTCAAGACGCCCCGGGCTTTCCGATGGCGCGAGGACGACCTGCCGCCGAGTGCGGACCTGGGGATGTACGGCGCCAGCAAGATCGCGGCGGAGGCATACCTCAACGCGTTCGCGGCGGCGGGCGGCCCCACTTACGTCTCCACTCGGCTCGCAACGCTGTACGGTCCCCAGTCCAACCGGGACAACTCGCTGGCGGGCATCATGCTCGACGTGCTGGCCGCGGTCCGGCGGGGGGAGCGGCCGGTGGTCCGCTGGGCGCCCGATGCCTTGCACGATCTGGTCTACGTCGACGACGCTGCCCGGGCCATGATCGCTGCGGTGAACCTGCCCGACGACCGGGCGAACCTGGCGGTCAACGTCGTCGGCGAGCCGGTCAGCTCCACGGAGGCCTTCGGCACCCTGGTCGAGCTCGGCGGCGGTGACCCGGAGTCCATCGACTGGCAGCCCGAACTCAGCCGCTTCCAGCTCACCAGCCCGGATCTCATGCGGTCGGTGCTGGGTCCGGTGCTGACCACGGACCTGCGCACGGGCCTGGGCGAGTTCGTGAAGTGGGCAGCGACCCTGCCACCCGCGAGGACGACGGATGCCGTCGTCGGGGCGGTGTGA
- a CDS encoding amidohydrolase family protein: MDARFLRRTSSGRPDEFGTIFPPDPDWLRLTPPEPSELDIPVVDAHHHLWNLPGYDYDLPELLADLDQVPAVAGTVYVECASHYRADGPAEFRPVGETEHVVALIAAGDPRIAAGIVGFADLDLGDAVAPVLEAHVEAGEGRFRGIRFGTGWDESPDIQNTQTGRRPGMLREETVHAGARRLAALDLSLDVWLFHHQLGDVATLAEAVPDLRIVLDHCGGPLGYGPYADDRAGNFMLWRAGLREVAARPNVWCKIGGLVARGAAFDYLTATRPPSSQELALIWRPWVEACIEEFGADRCLFESNFPVDKMGVSYGLLWNCYHLLTEGASEDERRRLFAESARDVYRLA; encoded by the coding sequence TTGGACGCCCGTTTCCTGCGCCGGACCAGCTCCGGCAGGCCGGACGAGTTCGGGACGATCTTCCCGCCCGACCCGGACTGGTTGCGCCTGACCCCGCCCGAGCCCTCCGAGCTCGACATCCCTGTCGTCGACGCCCACCACCATCTGTGGAACCTGCCTGGCTACGACTACGACCTGCCCGAGCTGCTCGCCGACCTCGACCAGGTCCCGGCGGTGGCGGGCACCGTCTACGTGGAGTGCGCCTCGCACTACCGCGCCGACGGGCCCGCAGAGTTCCGCCCGGTGGGGGAGACCGAGCATGTGGTCGCGCTGATCGCGGCCGGCGATCCAAGGATCGCTGCGGGCATCGTCGGGTTCGCCGACCTCGACCTCGGTGATGCGGTCGCCCCCGTCCTCGAGGCCCACGTCGAGGCGGGGGAGGGGCGGTTCCGCGGCATCCGCTTCGGCACCGGCTGGGATGAAAGCCCGGACATCCAGAACACCCAGACCGGCCGGAGGCCGGGGATGCTCCGCGAGGAGACCGTCCACGCCGGTGCGCGCCGATTGGCCGCGCTGGACCTGAGTCTGGACGTGTGGCTGTTCCATCACCAGCTCGGTGACGTCGCGACGCTGGCCGAAGCGGTGCCGGATCTGCGCATCGTGCTCGACCACTGTGGAGGACCGCTCGGCTACGGGCCCTACGCGGACGATCGAGCGGGCAACTTCATGCTCTGGCGGGCGGGCCTGCGGGAGGTCGCGGCACGCCCGAACGTCTGGTGCAAGATCGGCGGGCTGGTGGCTCGTGGCGCGGCCTTCGACTATCTGACCGCGACCCGGCCACCGTCATCACAGGAGCTTGCGCTTATCTGGCGCCCCTGGGTGGAGGCCTGCATCGAGGAGTTCGGCGCCGACCGGTGCCTGTTCGAGAGCAACTTCCCGGTGGACAAGATGGGCGTCTCCTATGGCCTGCTGTGGAACTGCTACCACCTGCTCACCGAGGGGGCCTCGGAAGACGAGAGGCGCCGGTTGTTCGCGGAGAGCGCACGCGATGTCTACCGGCTGGCGTGA
- a CDS encoding cupin domain-containing protein produces MRAEETFTGEAWRDPLVPLGDGVSIGNVFFSPCARTYWHEHDGGQLLFVLAGSGLVCTADETIAVGAGDRVWTPPGVRHWHGATGERFMFHTAITVGGTTWQEEVSEETYSVGCGRRDAR; encoded by the coding sequence ATGCGCGCAGAGGAGACATTCACGGGTGAGGCATGGCGCGACCCGCTCGTGCCCCTGGGTGACGGCGTGTCGATCGGTAACGTGTTCTTCTCGCCGTGCGCACGGACCTACTGGCACGAGCACGACGGCGGCCAGCTGTTGTTCGTGCTCGCTGGTAGCGGCCTCGTCTGCACTGCGGACGAGACCATCGCGGTCGGTGCCGGCGACCGCGTGTGGACGCCGCCCGGCGTCCGCCACTGGCATGGCGCCACTGGCGAACGCTTCATGTTCCACACTGCGATCACCGTGGGCGGGACGACCTGGCAGGAAGAGGTCTCGGAGGAGACCTACAGCGTCGGCTGCGGACGGCGTGACGCACGGTGA
- a CDS encoding aldo/keto reductase produces MHTRTLGQGLQVSAVGLGCMGMSQSYGPNPGDRQDMVGVIRAAVDRGITFFDTAEVYGPYANEELVGEALAPVRSQAVVATKFGWRIEDGKPAGLDSRPEQIKRVADASLRRLRTDTIDLFYQHRVDPDVPIEDVAGTVGELVQAGKVRHFGLSEAAATTIRRAHAVHPVTAVQSEYSLWTRDPEPEVLPTLAELGIGFVPFSPLGKGFLTGTVDTTTTFAEDDIRSTIPRFNQDNRAANQALVDHVAALARAKNVSPGQIALAWLLAQHPWITPIPGTRRIERVEENAGATQVALSADEVADLDATAARIGVHGDRYNDMHMRLVGK; encoded by the coding sequence ATGCACACGCGTACGCTCGGCCAGGGCCTGCAGGTCTCGGCCGTGGGCCTGGGTTGTATGGGCATGTCCCAGAGCTACGGCCCCAACCCCGGCGACCGGCAGGACATGGTCGGGGTGATCCGCGCCGCCGTCGACCGGGGAATCACCTTCTTCGACACCGCGGAGGTCTATGGCCCCTATGCCAACGAAGAACTGGTCGGCGAGGCGCTCGCTCCGGTGCGCTCTCAGGCCGTCGTCGCCACGAAGTTCGGCTGGCGCATCGAGGACGGCAAGCCGGCCGGGCTCGACAGCCGGCCCGAGCAGATCAAGCGGGTGGCCGACGCCTCCCTGCGCCGCCTGCGCACCGACACGATCGACCTCTTTTACCAGCACCGTGTCGATCCCGACGTCCCGATCGAGGACGTCGCGGGCACGGTCGGTGAGCTGGTCCAGGCCGGCAAAGTTCGGCACTTCGGCCTGTCGGAGGCGGCGGCGACAACGATCCGCAGGGCTCACGCCGTCCATCCCGTGACCGCGGTACAGAGCGAGTATTCCCTGTGGACCCGCGACCCCGAGCCCGAGGTCCTGCCCACGCTCGCTGAGCTCGGCATCGGCTTTGTACCGTTCAGCCCGCTCGGCAAGGGCTTCCTCACCGGCACCGTCGACACCACGACCACGTTCGCCGAAGACGACATCCGCTCCACGATTCCCCGGTTCAACCAGGACAACCGCGCCGCCAACCAAGCACTGGTCGACCATGTCGCCGCTCTCGCCCGAGCCAAGAACGTCTCCCCGGGCCAGATCGCCCTGGCTTGGCTGCTCGCCCAGCACCCTTGGATCACTCCGATTCCCGGCACCCGCCGCATCGAGCGTGTGGAGGAGAACGCCGGAGCGACCCAGGTCGCTCTGTCCGCCGACGAGGTAGCGGACCTCGACGCCACGGCAGCGCGTATCGGCGTGCACGGCGACCGCTACAACGACATGCACATGCGCCTCGTCGGCAAGTAG
- a CDS encoding helix-turn-helix transcriptional regulator: MEYVSTESDIREFLASRRAKITPQQAGLPTYGGNRRVPGLRREEVALLAGVSSDYYVRLERGRLAGASEEVLDAVANALQLDDAERAHLHDLARAAAKRPARRGKRARGPLPDSVLRVLDSMTDSPAFIRNGRLDILATNRLGRALYSPLFPDRTTRTVNVARFQFLSPGGRDFFPHWEESVNTTVSLLRTEAGRAPHDSDLTGLLGELVTRSEEFRAAWAKHNVRLHHTGRKAFRHPEVGEITLDFDAMELPAQPGLVLTAYSAPPHTPDHDALQLLAAWAATEDASTATDRASSR, encoded by the coding sequence CTGGAATACGTGAGTACCGAGAGCGACATCCGCGAGTTCCTGGCCTCTCGCCGCGCCAAGATCACCCCGCAGCAGGCCGGTCTGCCCACCTATGGCGGCAACCGGCGCGTACCGGGCCTCCGCCGCGAAGAAGTCGCCCTGCTCGCCGGCGTCAGCAGCGACTACTACGTCCGCCTGGAACGCGGCCGTCTGGCCGGGGCCTCGGAAGAAGTCCTCGACGCCGTCGCAAACGCCCTTCAGCTGGACGACGCCGAACGCGCCCACCTCCACGACCTGGCCCGCGCCGCCGCCAAGCGCCCCGCTCGCCGTGGCAAGCGCGCCCGCGGCCCGCTCCCGGACAGCGTCCTGCGTGTCCTGGACTCCATGACCGACTCCCCGGCCTTCATCCGCAACGGCCGCCTGGACATCCTGGCGACCAACCGCCTCGGCCGGGCCCTGTACTCCCCGCTGTTCCCCGACCGCACCACCCGGACGGTCAATGTCGCCCGCTTCCAGTTCCTGAGCCCGGGCGGCCGCGACTTCTTCCCCCACTGGGAGGAGTCCGTGAACACCACCGTCTCCCTGCTGCGCACCGAGGCCGGCCGTGCGCCCCACGACAGCGACCTGACCGGACTCCTCGGCGAGCTCGTCACCCGCAGCGAGGAATTCCGCGCCGCCTGGGCCAAACACAACGTGCGCCTGCACCACACCGGCCGGAAAGCCTTCCGCCACCCAGAGGTCGGAGAAATCACCCTCGATTTCGACGCCATGGAACTACCCGCGCAACCCGGCCTCGTCCTCACCGCCTACAGCGCCCCTCCCCACACTCCCGACCACGACGCTCTCCAGCTTCTCGCCGCCTGGGCCGCCACCGAAGACGCATCGACGGCCACAGACCGCGCCAGCAGCCGCTGA
- a CDS encoding carboxymuconolactone decarboxylase family protein translates to MPKQSAPQELAQIAPKLVEVTNEVLFGDVWERPGLSPRDRSLVTVSVLAALYRSEQLPYHLGVALENGLSVEELSEAITHLAFYAGWPNAMTAINQLKKIADERDAG, encoded by the coding sequence ATGCCGAAGCAGTCTGCACCCCAGGAGCTGGCCCAGATCGCGCCCAAGCTCGTCGAGGTCACCAACGAGGTCCTCTTCGGTGACGTCTGGGAGCGGCCCGGGCTCTCCCCGCGGGACCGCAGCCTGGTCACCGTGAGCGTGCTCGCCGCGCTGTACCGCAGCGAGCAGCTGCCGTACCACCTGGGCGTGGCCCTGGAGAACGGGCTGAGCGTGGAGGAGCTGTCCGAGGCGATCACCCACCTGGCCTTCTATGCGGGCTGGCCCAACGCCATGACCGCGATCAACCAGCTCAAGAAGATCGCCGACGAGCGGGACGCCGGCTGA
- a CDS encoding (R)-mandelonitrile lyase encodes MKLLTKQPTMKLPTEWFTGDAWADVIHRGEAPSQARANAVRFAPGARTAWHSHGLGQTLYIVAGIALIQSRGGTILEAHPGDVIWTPPGEEHWHGAAPDHFMTHIALWETDEVDWLEHVGDDEYGGPRTSTRR; translated from the coding sequence ATGAAACTGTTGACCAAGCAGCCGACGATGAAGCTGCCGACCGAGTGGTTCACCGGCGACGCGTGGGCCGATGTGATCCACCGCGGTGAGGCGCCCTCCCAGGCCCGCGCGAACGCGGTGCGCTTCGCCCCCGGCGCCCGGACCGCCTGGCACAGCCACGGCCTGGGTCAGACGCTTTACATCGTCGCAGGTATCGCCCTGATCCAGTCCCGCGGCGGCACGATCCTCGAAGCCCACCCGGGCGACGTGATCTGGACCCCGCCGGGCGAGGAGCACTGGCACGGCGCCGCCCCGGACCACTTCATGACGCACATCGCGCTGTGGGAGACCGACGAGGTCGACTGGCTCGAACACGTTGGCGATGACGAGTACGGCGGCCCACGCACCAGCACCCGCCGCTGA
- a CDS encoding zinc-dependent alcohol dehydrogenase family protein encodes MRGAVLYAPGDVRFEERADPKIINATDALIRTAATCVCGSDLWDYRGINPVEQPTPFGHEYVGIVEEVGSEVTAVKPGQFVIGSFFASDNTCANCRNGYQTNCLHREFVGAEGCQAEKIRIPLADGTLVATPEQPAEEHIPSLLACSDVMGTGWYAAVAAEVRPGDTVAVVGDGAVGLCAVIAARELGAERIIAMSRHEPRQKLAREFGATDIVAERGEEGIARIKEMTGGIGADRVLECVGTQESMRQALPSTRPGGHVGFVGVPHGVALDGQELFYSHVGLRGGPAPVRAFLPDLIDRVLSGRINPGKVFDLTLPLEQVADAYQAMDERRAIKALLMP; translated from the coding sequence ATGCGCGGAGCCGTTCTCTACGCTCCCGGGGACGTGCGCTTCGAGGAGCGTGCCGACCCCAAGATCATCAACGCGACCGATGCGCTCATTCGTACCGCCGCGACCTGTGTGTGTGGCTCGGACCTGTGGGACTACCGCGGCATCAACCCGGTCGAGCAGCCCACACCGTTCGGCCACGAGTACGTCGGCATCGTTGAGGAAGTCGGCAGCGAGGTGACGGCCGTCAAGCCGGGTCAGTTCGTCATCGGCTCGTTCTTCGCCTCCGACAACACCTGCGCGAACTGCCGCAACGGCTATCAGACCAACTGCTTGCACCGCGAGTTCGTAGGTGCGGAAGGCTGTCAGGCCGAGAAGATCCGCATCCCGCTCGCGGACGGCACCCTGGTCGCCACTCCAGAGCAGCCCGCCGAGGAGCACATTCCCAGCCTGCTGGCCTGCTCCGACGTGATGGGCACCGGCTGGTACGCGGCCGTCGCCGCCGAGGTGCGGCCCGGCGACACGGTCGCGGTGGTCGGCGACGGCGCGGTCGGGCTGTGCGCGGTCATCGCCGCCAGAGAACTGGGCGCGGAGCGGATCATCGCCATGTCCCGGCACGAGCCCCGGCAGAAGCTGGCCCGGGAGTTCGGCGCCACCGACATCGTCGCCGAGCGCGGCGAGGAGGGCATCGCCCGCATCAAGGAGATGACCGGCGGGATCGGCGCCGACCGGGTCCTGGAGTGCGTGGGGACGCAGGAGTCCATGCGGCAGGCGCTGCCCTCGACGCGGCCCGGCGGCCACGTCGGCTTCGTCGGCGTCCCTCACGGCGTGGCGCTCGACGGCCAGGAACTGTTCTACTCCCACGTCGGCCTGCGCGGCGGCCCCGCCCCCGTCCGCGCATTCCTGCCCGACCTGATCGACCGCGTGCTCTCCGGCCGCATCAACCCGGGCAAGGTCTTCGACCTCACCCTGCCGCTCGAACAGGTCGCCGATGCCTACCAGGCCATGGACGAACGGCGCGCCATCAAGGCACTCCTCATGCCCTGA
- a CDS encoding aldo/keto reductase, giving the protein MTYNHLGRTGLKVSRLGLGTMNFGWVTDEPTSFAILDRAVEEGINVIDTADVYGGPQSPDMAQGYGLSEEIIGRWLAQGGGRRDQIVLATKLYQPMGTGPNDKYLSAYKIRRAAEASLRRLQTDHIDLYQMHHVDRSTPWDEIWQAMEQLVREGKVTYVGSSNFAGWHIATAQQEASKRHFLGLVSEQSLYNLNARTIELELIPALRHYGLGLIPWSPLGGGLLGGALQKADSGRRSSPDFLATVEQYRPQLERYEALCADLGERPADIALAWLLHNPAVATTIVGPRTPEQLTDSLRAPHLSLSPETLRTLDEIWPGLGGEAPEAYAW; this is encoded by the coding sequence ATGACCTACAACCACCTCGGCCGGACCGGCTTGAAGGTCAGCAGGCTCGGCCTGGGGACCATGAACTTCGGCTGGGTCACCGACGAGCCCACCAGCTTCGCCATCCTCGACCGGGCCGTCGAGGAAGGCATCAACGTCATCGACACCGCCGACGTGTACGGCGGCCCGCAGTCACCCGACATGGCACAGGGCTACGGCCTTTCCGAGGAGATCATCGGCCGCTGGCTGGCCCAGGGCGGCGGCCGACGCGACCAGATCGTGCTGGCCACCAAGCTCTACCAGCCCATGGGCACCGGCCCCAACGACAAGTACCTGTCGGCCTACAAGATCCGCAGGGCCGCCGAGGCCAGCCTCCGGCGACTGCAGACCGATCACATCGACCTGTACCAGATGCACCACGTCGACCGTTCGACTCCGTGGGACGAGATCTGGCAGGCCATGGAGCAACTCGTCCGCGAGGGCAAGGTCACCTACGTCGGCAGCAGCAACTTCGCCGGCTGGCACATCGCCACTGCCCAGCAGGAAGCGAGCAAGCGGCACTTCCTCGGTCTCGTCTCCGAGCAGAGCCTGTACAACCTCAACGCCCGCACCATCGAGCTCGAACTGATCCCCGCCTTGCGCCACTACGGCCTGGGCCTGATCCCGTGGAGCCCCCTGGGTGGCGGCCTGCTCGGCGGCGCCCTGCAGAAGGCCGACAGCGGCCGGCGCTCGTCTCCCGACTTCCTGGCCACCGTTGAGCAGTACCGGCCGCAGCTCGAACGGTATGAAGCCCTGTGCGCGGACCTCGGCGAGCGACCCGCAGACATCGCCCTCGCGTGGCTGTTGCACAACCCGGCGGTCGCCACCACCATCGTCGGGCCGCGCACTCCCGAGCAGCTGACCGACTCGTTGCGAGCCCCGCACCTGTCCCTGTCACCGGAGACCCTCCGTACGCTCGACGAGATCTGGCCGGGCCTCGGCGGTGAGGCTCCCGAGGCGTACGCCTGGTAG
- a CDS encoding aldo/keto reductase, producing the protein MRQRILGRDLRVSAIGLGAMGMSHGYGPNPGDRSDMIAVLRSAVDRGVTFFDAAEVYGPYANEELVGQALALVRTPHRDRSRSPGCLPSIRRSCRFPELGGRHVAIPRSESRGMGHCFDGTHPRPVRTWPAAAPAVSRPRG; encoded by the coding sequence ATGCGCCAGCGCATACTGGGGCGCGACCTGCGAGTCTCTGCCATCGGCCTCGGCGCCATGGGCATGTCCCACGGTTACGGCCCCAACCCAGGTGACCGCTCAGACATGATCGCCGTGCTTCGCAGCGCCGTCGACCGCGGAGTCACCTTTTTCGACGCCGCAGAGGTGTACGGCCCCTACGCCAACGAGGAGCTCGTCGGACAGGCCCTTGCCCTGGTGCGAACGCCACACCGGGACAGGTCGCGCTCGCCTGGCTGCTTGCCCAGCATCCGTCGATCGTGCCGATTCCCGGAACTCGGCGGTCGACACGTAGCAATTCCACGAAGCGAGTCGCGGGGGATGGGCCACTGCTTCGACGGCACCCACCCGCGACCAGTCCGTACTTGGCCTGCGGCCGCACCGGCAGTGAGCCGGCCCCGGGGGTGA
- a CDS encoding NADP-dependent oxidoreductase, translating into MKVIAVETYGGPEVLHPVELPDPHPGPGQVRIRVRAAAVAPVDAMLRTGLLADMNAGRTPPFVPGMEVAGAVDEVGDDIDPALAVEVGEKVVGFVDNLGTHGGYSDYVVLPAASVTRIPEGASAPEAASFINNSLTALNALDALKLPAGATLLVTGAAGSVGGYLTQLAHHAGLRVITIAGPGDDDLVRTFGANEVVHRGPHAAADALALIPGGVDAVADAALLGDDIVDVIRDGGQLATFRPYHGEPGRGIRVHGLNVRQRATDHAAITRLRDLVNEGVLTMRVGPVLPAADATEAHRLLDAGGVRGRIILEFPIP; encoded by the coding sequence ATGAAAGTGATCGCCGTCGAAACCTACGGTGGCCCCGAGGTACTTCACCCGGTCGAGCTGCCGGACCCGCATCCCGGCCCCGGGCAGGTACGCATCCGAGTACGCGCCGCCGCAGTCGCTCCGGTCGACGCGATGCTCCGCACCGGTCTGCTGGCCGACATGAACGCCGGGCGCACCCCGCCGTTCGTGCCCGGGATGGAGGTCGCCGGCGCCGTCGATGAGGTTGGCGACGACATCGACCCGGCTCTGGCGGTCGAGGTCGGGGAGAAGGTCGTCGGGTTCGTGGACAACCTCGGCACGCACGGCGGGTACAGTGACTACGTCGTGCTGCCCGCCGCGTCGGTCACCCGCATCCCCGAGGGGGCATCCGCACCGGAGGCGGCGAGCTTCATCAACAACTCGCTGACCGCGCTCAACGCGCTCGACGCCCTGAAGCTCCCCGCGGGTGCGACGCTGCTGGTCACCGGGGCGGCCGGCTCGGTCGGCGGCTACCTCACCCAGCTCGCCCACCACGCGGGCCTACGGGTCATCACGATCGCCGGTCCCGGTGACGACGACCTCGTCCGCACGTTCGGCGCCAACGAGGTCGTGCACCGAGGGCCGCACGCCGCCGCAGACGCCCTCGCCCTCATCCCGGGCGGGGTGGACGCGGTCGCAGACGCCGCCTTGCTCGGCGACGACATCGTCGACGTGATCCGCGACGGTGGACAGTTGGCCACGTTCCGGCCCTACCACGGGGAACCCGGCCGGGGAATCCGCGTGCACGGGCTGAACGTGCGGCAACGCGCGACCGACCATGCCGCGATCACCCGTCTGAGAGACCTCGTCAACGAGGGTGTCCTGACCATGCGGGTCGGGCCGGTATTGCCCGCCGCGGATGCCACCGAAGCGCATCGGCTCCTGGACGCCGGCGGCGTACGGGGTCGCATCATCCTCGAGTTCCCCATCCCCTGA
- a CDS encoding DUF2255 family protein: MRAWPTEDIDRLAAGDDLHIAPFRPDGTTTGTPTWIWSVVVDGRLFVRAWNGTRSRWYQAAITQHAGQITAAGTTYDVEFQPADTTMNGRIDTAYRTKYAGSSYLPPMVSAGPQAATVEITPRAGSAS; encoded by the coding sequence ATGCGCGCCTGGCCCACCGAAGACATCGACCGCCTCGCCGCTGGCGACGACCTGCACATCGCCCCGTTCCGACCCGATGGGACCACCACCGGGACGCCGACCTGGATCTGGTCGGTGGTAGTGGACGGGCGCCTGTTTGTGCGGGCATGGAACGGGACCCGCTCCCGCTGGTACCAGGCCGCGATAACTCAGCACGCCGGGCAGATCACCGCGGCCGGCACCACCTATGACGTCGAGTTCCAGCCTGCCGACACAACGATGAACGGCCGTATCGACACGGCCTACCGGACCAAGTACGCCGGCAGCAGCTACCTGCCGCCGATGGTGTCCGCCGGCCCGCAGGCCGCGACCGTCGAGATCACCCCGCGCGCCGGCTCCGCATCCTGA